The genomic interval ATATACAGCATCATTGTCATTTGCGCTTGCATTTGTGGATTTGTATTCATACCAACCATTGACATTTTTTGCTGAATAAATGTCGTAATCCCTGCCACAATTGGCAAAATAAAAAATGGATCTGGTGAACCAAGGTCAAACCAAAGGAAATTGTCATTTGCGATTTGCCCCGTACGACTAATCGCATGATAAACACCAATTAAAATTGGCATTTGCACTACTATTGGTAAACATCCAGCAAGCGGATTGACATTATACTTTTGAAATAACGCCATTGTTTCTTGCTGTAATTGTCGTTGCGTAGCCTGATCTTTCGAACTGTATTTCGCTTGAAGTTCTTTCATTTCGGGCTGAATTGCTTGCATTGCTTTTGAGCTTTTTACTTGTTTAATCATAAGTGGAAGAATAGCTGTACGGATAATTAATGTAGCAGCAATTAAACCCCATCCATAACTATGGCCTAAATGTTCAGCGAGCCAAATAATTAACAATGACAGCGGATAAACAATATAGGAATTCCAAAATCCTTCACTTTCTGCGGTAATCGGCTCATTAATTTCTGTACAACCCGCTAGTAGCATCATAATCGAGGCCAATCCAATAATAGGTAATATTCGTTTCTTCAACCGTAACTTCCTCCTGACTACAATCAATCTCTATGAAACAATTTTGAACTGTTTAGACGCAGACTTCAAG from Peribacillus asahii carries:
- the spoIIIJ gene encoding YidC family membrane integrase SpoIIIJ translates to MKKRILPIIGLASIMMLLAGCTEINEPITAESEGFWNSYIVYPLSLLIIWLAEHLGHSYGWGLIAATLIIRTAILPLMIKQVKSSKAMQAIQPEMKELQAKYSSKDQATQRQLQQETMALFQKYNVNPLAGCLPIVVQMPILIGVYHAISRTGQIANDNFLWFDLGSPDPFFILPIVAGITTFIQQKMSMVGMNTNPQMQAQMTMMLYIMPIMIMIFAFNFPAALSLYWVVGNIYGIVQTYFIKGPELKKAAAENAGGAKKK